A region of the Larimichthys crocea isolate SSNF chromosome XVIII, L_crocea_2.0, whole genome shotgun sequence genome:
CCCTATAGCTAAGATTTCACACACTGAAGAGCAGACAAACCTGTTCTTTCACAAGGCAGTTCTTGATACACCATGAAAAATAGTCAAAATAATCTACGCTCATTTGACCACCAGTGTTCTCTATGTTGAGTTTAAAAGTTCTTGTAGTTCTTACTATGGGCGATCTCTTTCACATTATACATTGTCGTTTGATCAATTGTTAATATACAATTATTGATTAGTGATCCTTTACTAGTTTTCattctgttatttttacattatgcAAGTATAAATGAATCCAGATGTTTACGTTGCCACACATTATTAAATACTTACCTCTGGTAGAGGAGATGCATTTTCACAGTTGATACCTCCAATAAAAGCCATGTTTGGCAAGAGAGGCTTTGGCCATTCAACAACAAAGTCTTGGGTGAGAAGCCAGAAATCACCAAGACCAAGAAGGTCCTTGTAAGTCATGTTGTCTCCTAAATATCTGCTGACCAGGTCATCAAAATGGGAATATATTACTTTGCACATGTAGGACCCCATAAAAGACACGACCATGTTTTTAACTCTCTGTGGGAAGGTCATGATGTCTGTATTACCAGAGAAGGCCACAGGAACATAGGAAGGGGGAGCTGGACACTGGTTAGCCTTTGTATCCAGGTCACATGGAAGTGAATGCAGGAAATGAACTGTTGGAATGGAAAACATATGAGCCAGGACAGAGCCACAGGGAAGGAAGGGGTCTGTAAGCATGAGATCGAAGCCCTCTTCCCTCAACTGAGTCATTAGAGGATGGTCGTTCAGCAAACTCTCACAACCTTTCACCTGCATTGAAGTAAAATTAATTAACCTTTCCATATTGATAAACAGATCTGTGATAGATGGTGGCTTGAGGAATGCTCCATCCTTCAGCGTGTTCATAGATTTATCCAGGTCATCTTTGGTATAGGGCACTTTGTAGATCTCAGTCTTGTAGCTGTCTGAGCCCTTCATCAACAGGCTGCATTCCGGTACCACCACCAAGATCTCATGGCCCCTGCGGCTGAGCTCCTTCACCAGTATCTTCATGCTAAGCCAGTGGCTTCCATCCATAGGCAAAACCAGAATTTTCCCCCCGTGAACGGGCTCCAGACTGAGGCAGCACAGCCAGGCCACCAGCCCCAGCGTAGGAAACCACAGTCCACTGCTCATTTCCTCGTCTCTGTTCTGCAAGCCGGTGCAAGTGATAACCGGTTTAAAAAGGTGCCCTCATGTGAGTGACTGTGGGAGTGAGCGTGTGTTTAAATTCTAAAGGAAGAAAAGGGTGTGTTTGCGTCTTCCGGTATCTTATATAACCAACAAAAGACTAGATTATCAATGAAATGAAGTATACGGAGCATACAATGAATTATGTTGATGGAAataagttttgtgttttttggaacATCAGTTGTAAAAAGTTActcttacttacttactcatgctaattacagtttatttaatttctcaaAGATCAGTAGGACTTGCAAGTCATGGTGGTTAAGCATGTTTGCTGCTAGTGGGCTGCTGAGTGATTGGTGAAACTCGTCTTTTTGGCTGCTCCTTCTCTTATACATACATACCTGTGTACCTATAGCCATTGTGAAACGACCAGTGGCATGCAAAGCCATGCATCACCCTGACAAGGTCAAACTAACTACACAATTTGTGGAATTCTACAGTCGGTTACAACCTGC
Encoded here:
- the LOC104926350 gene encoding UDP-glucuronosyltransferase; amino-acid sequence: MSSGLWFPTLGLVAWLCCLSLEPVHGGKILVLPMDGSHWLSMKILVKELSRRGHEILVVVPECSLLMKGSDSYKTEIYKVPYTKDDLDKSMNTLKDGAFLKPPSITDLFINMERLINFTSMQVKGCESLLNDHPLMTQLREEGFDLMLTDPFLPCGSVLAHMFSIPTVHFLHSLPCDLDTKANQCPAPPSYVPVAFSGNTDIMTFPQRVKNMVVSFMGSYMCKVIYSHFDDLVSRYLGDNMTYKDLLGLGDFWLLTQDFVVEWPKPLLPNMAFIGGINCENASPLPEDLEEFVDDSGDDGFVIFTLGSMVSDMPAEKAKEFFDAFGQIPQRVVWRYTGVPPVDVPKNVKLMKWLPQNDLLAHPKAKVFITHGGIHGVYEGICKAVPMLMFPLFGDQGDNAHRMVSRGVAEKLEIYDVTAEKVVTALNKIIHDKSYKEKIVKMSVIHMDRQVEPLDLAVFWTEFVIKHKGAKHLRVAAHELNWIQYHSLDVIGVLVIILLTVLWVTFKCCLFCTRKCFREGTAKKKKE